The genomic DNA AGTTTGTACTGTGCAACATAGGACATTGGATCGATGATGGTCCTCCTACTTTCGGCTTGTTTGCAGGAACAATTTCACCCatggcttcttctttctcacgTATGGATCGAAtaactgctctgataccaaataaagtTTTAGAAAGATTGCTTAAGAACTATAacaaagaataactctctttattaatcTCAAAGGAAACTTACTCAAAACCTTTaagctctctcaatctctcaattACAATCTCTCAAAGCTCATAAGTTGTGCTACACCTTAGCACcttcttatatataaactatatttccaaaaacacTTTTGGAAAACTTactttagataactcctaaagaaagtaaaactaacatatttgatatgtatatttagatcctcctaaatatacttAGCTTGATCTTCAAGCTACGTCAAGCTTATACCAACAGTGATTtgtttggagatggagattgaCTCCTAGCATTTGGAACGGAGGATGCAATAAACGNATAGTTTGTACTGTGCAACATAGGACATTGGATCGATGATGGTCCTCCTACTTTCGGCTTGTTTGCAGGAACAATTTCACCCatggcttcttctttctcacgTATGGATCGAAtaactgctctgataccaaataaagtTTTAGAAAGATTGCTTAAGAACTATAacaaagaataactctctttattaatcTCAAAGGAAACTTACTCAAAACCTTTaagctctctcaatctctcaattACAATCTCTCAAAGCTCATAAGTTGTGCTACACCTTAGCACcttcttatatataaactatatttccaaaaacacTTTTGGAAAACTTactttagataactcctaaagaaagtaaaactaacatatttgatatgtatatttagatcctcctaaatatacttAGCTTGATCTTCAAGCTACGTCAAGCTTATACCAACAGTGATTtgtttggagatggagattgaCTCCTAGCATTTGGAACGGAGGATGCAATAAACGCAACTTATAGAAAGAAGTTTTGGtttggtgagagagagagagagagagaacaaataaAGTAGTGAGCAAGTTAGTAAGAGAAAACCATTTATGGTGTAAGGATTGGGTAGTTCTCTTAAAAGAGACATACATAGGAAGAGTGTGTGAGAGCTAGTCATTATCTTTCTTTCATTATATCTCTTATACTTGCTTTGTTTCTAGTGGATTTTGAGCTATGTGGTTTCAGCGAGATGTAGCTAATGTCACACGCTTAACATTGCTGGAAGTCGTAAAAGCCTCTAACGTCAATCTCTCTTATTAATTACTATCTCATTTCTCTCAAAATCAGTTATACATATCGACTTTGTTacaagctttttttttagtgttttttgcTCTCAAGTCTCAAACATCTCTATCTACTAACTTTCTAAATATGCAACGATTCAAATATGTTGGGCTCAGCCGTTTTCATAAAAGCCCACCcaaacacataaaaatcgaAAGGACATATATAcgccaccgccaccgccaccaACATCACCACCAACCATTTTCTAGAAGCTTCCACTTTTACATACATACTCTCCTCtcctccttccttcttcttcgggCTTATCTTCATTTCCTCCTCCACCTAACTCTCCTTCATTTCCTCCTTAGGGTTTCAATCTCATGGCTTCCTCCGCCGCACAATTCCACATCCTCGGCGGAATCGGATTCCCTACTGCGTCTTCCTCCAACAAAATCCTCGATGGTACTAAAACCAATTCCACTCCACGAAGCGTCTTCTTCGGAAACAGAACCAATCCTTTCTCTACTCCAAACTCCGCCTTCCTCCGTATGGGACGAAGAAACGCCGGCGGAGCTTCCAGATACTCGGTTGGTCCAGTCCGCGTGGTTAACGAGAAAGTAGTCGGAATCGATTTAGGTACGACGAACTCAGCCGTAGCTGCCATGGAAGGAGGTAAACCGACGATTATCACTAACTCTGAAGGTCAGAGAACAACGCCTTCCGTTGTGGCTTACACTAAGAACCAAGATAGACTTGTTGGTCAGATTGCTAAGCGTCAAGCTGTTGTTAATCCGGAGAACACTTATTCATCTATGAAGAGGTTCTTAGGTACGAAAATGAATGAGGTTGGTGAAGAGGCTAAGCAGGTTTCGTATAGAGTTGTTAAAGATGATAATGGCAATGTTAAGATTGATTGTCCTGCTACTGGTCAACAGTTCGCTCCTGAGGAGATCTCTGCTCAGGTTTGAATCTCTTGTGAACTTTAGGGGTAATGAATTTGGGTGATGGGTGGTTTTACTGAGTTTGTGTGGTTGTAAATAATGTAGGTTTTGAGGAAGCTTGTGGATGATGCTTCGAGGTTTTTGAATGATAAAGTAACTAAAGCTGTTATCACTGTGCCTGCTTACTTTAATGATTCACAAAGGACGGCTACTAAAGATGCTGGGCGTATTGCTGGATTGGAAGTTCTTCGTATTATCAATGAGCCTACTGCTGCTTCTTTGGCTTATGGCtttgagaagaaaagcaatGAAACTATTCTAGTCTTTGATCTTGGTGGTGGTACTTTTGATGTCTCAGGTACTTTTTGCTGAAAAGTACTACTTGGGTTTTGCTACTTGGCTTTTATTGTCTTCGTAGGTATTTGGAGTATTCTgattatttatgggtttttgtttcttgtaatGTAGTCCTTGAGGTTGGTGATGGTGTTTTTGAAGTGCTTTCTACTTCTGGTGATACACATTTGGGAGGTGATGACTTTGACAAGGTGAGTCAAAACATAGACTTGTCTTGATACTTAAGGCAGGGAACCTTGATCTGTTCACTCACCTGGTaaatatgacttttttttgCAATGCAGAGAGTTGTTGATTGGCTTGCTTCAACTTTCAAGAAAGATGAAGGCATAGACCTTACCAAAGACAAGCAAGCACTTCAGAGGTTAACTGAGGCAGCTGAAAAAGCTAAAATTGAGCTTTCCTCACTGACTCAGACTAACATGAGGTTCAATTTTCCTTCTCAGATCTCATTTACCTGGTCCTTTTTGGTATCTgagatattaatttattgaaattCTGTGTCCAGTTTGCCTTTTATCACTGCTACGGCTGATGGTCCTAAGCACATTGAAACCACTCTCACCCGAGCCAAGTTTGAAGAATTGTGCTCCGACTTACTGGacaggtgattttttttttttttgttttctgtggCTAAGATCAGTTACCCGCCATGCAAACAAGATTGCTATGTGATTTACCATAAAGGCTTAAGTTCCTATTCTCTGCATTCAAACTTGTAGGGTAAGGAAACCGGTGGAGAATTCCCTGAGGGATGCGAAGCTCAGCTTCAACGATATTAATGAGGTGATTCTTGTTGGTGGATCCACGCGTATTCCTGCTGTTCAAGAACTCGTAAGGAAACTGACAGGGAAAGAACCCAATGTGTCAGTCAATCCTGATGAAGTAGTAGCTCAAGGTGCTGCAGTTCAGGTGTGTTCATGTTGACATCTAATCTTCAGGTTTTGTAGTCATAATAATTACATTGTACTATTGTACTTCAATGAGCTATATCACTAAAAGGCTATTTGGCTTCTGATTTCAGGCTGGTGTTCTATCTGGAGATGTGAGGGACATTGTTCTTCTTGATGTGGCGCCACTGTCGCTTGGTTTGGAAACTCTTGGTGGTGTCATGACCAAGATCATTCCAAGAAACACCACACTTCCAACTTCTAAATCAGAAGTCTTCTCAACTGCTGCAGATGGACAGACAAGTGTTGAGATTAATGTGTTACAGGGTGAGAGAGAGTTCGTAAGAGATAACAAGTCTATTGGTAGCTTCCGTCTTGATGGTATCCCGCCTGCACCACGTGGAGTTCCACAAATCGAGGTCAAATTTGATATTGATGCCAATGGAATTCTATCTGTCAGCGCCTCCGACAAAGGCACAGGAAAGAAGCAGGACATCACCATTACTGGTGCTAGTACCTTGCCAAAGGATGAGGTgtgtataaaattatataaaagttgCTTCACTTTTTTTGGAATTGTAGTGTAAATTCCTATTCATGTTTTCATATTGGTTGTGGGATGTTGTTGCAGGTAGACACAATGGTGCAAGAAGCAGAGAGGTTTGCCaaggaagacaaagaaaagagagatgcGATCGACACAAAGAACCAGGCTGATTCCATCGTGTACCAAACAGAGAAGCAGCTGAAGGAACTTGGAGAGAAAATTCCAGGTCCAGTGAAAGAAAAGGTCGAGGCTAAGCTCCAAGAGCTGAAGGAGAAAATAGCAAGTGAATCAACCCAAGAAATCAAAGACACCATGGCAGCTCTTAACCAAGAAGTGATGCAGATTGGCCAGTCTCTGTACAACCAACCCCAATCAGGAGGTGCTGGTTCTCCTCCTGGAGGTGAAGCGTCCTCGGCATctgactcatcatcatcttcaaccaAAGGTGGAGACAATAATGCTGATGTGATCGACGCTGACTTCACTGACAGCAACTAAATACACAATTCGGATTCATACGAGTATTATTCTTGGGGTTTGTCCATGATTTTGTAGGAAGGATAATTTGATATGTTGGCAGCAAATGAATGGTAAGAGTCAAATTTTGCCTTTTAAAACACACAAGTGAAGCAATATTCTGGAGCACAAATTGTCCTTAGAAGCAGTGTTTTTTCAAAACTCTCATAGCCTTTCACAGAGTAGTTTAGACGTTCCTCTGCAGTTATCAAGCAGGCGCAGGTCATTAGGACGAAGCAGGAGATGAGATCAAAAGGAGGCAGCATCGAAGCCTGATGGCGCAGAGTAAACCcgaagaagaggaagtcactttattttataaaaagtagaaaCTTTCATGTGATAATCTGATTCTAAGTATAGTTTTAtcgatttttttggttctaagTATAGTTTTAAATCAGATTCTCACAAGAGTAGTCGACAGCAATCCTGGTAATTTGTTTTATCGAGCATTTCGAGAGAATGGATTATTTTCGTcacaactttgagatcatatTACAAGAAATCAAAGTATTTGATCAATGCAACAACTAAAGTAGACAGCAAGAAACTATATTTGTAACAAATTGTTAAAGATCTAAGACAACAGAGGAGACAGACAGACAAGTTACTAATAATAGAGGAGAGAACCACAGTCACATTCGTAGTAACACTTCCAAGAAGTTACAACTATACAGAAAACCTCAAGAATCGCCTGAATAGCTAGTGAACAAGTGAAGAGCTACTATGTCTGAAGGACAAAACAGAGGACTCCACGACACCTGAAAGTACAAAGACTGATCCATCGGTTTTCAAGTTGTTACGTTTGACGACTACGTGGGATATTTCTGTTTCCTTATTGGCCTCAGATGTGAACATTATAAACATGAACCGCTGCCCCAGTTCTCGTACATGAAGCGGTTCCATGTGAAGTCTAATGACTGATTTAGTAAATGTTGCCAAACTTTCTTGAGAGCAGTCCAAATAATCATTTGCAGCACACAAGTTTCAACAGTGAGATTGAATCACCTATTATACTTTTAATGAAATCGAAACTTGGATGTCATGATCTTATTGTTTTTGCTCTGTATATTATGTTGAGCATTTTGGAGGATTGGATCATTTCCATCGCAAAGGTATTTTAACAGTGTGCAGTGATAACTAAAgtagacaaaacaagaaaccataTTTATGACAAAATGTTCaattcaaaagagagaaaagatctGAAACAACAACAGTGATAGACAAGTTACTATACtaataaaagaag from Camelina sativa cultivar DH55 chromosome 2, Cs, whole genome shotgun sequence includes the following:
- the LOC104724483 gene encoding heat shock 70 kDa protein 7, chloroplastic; protein product: MASSAAQFHILGGIGFPTASSSNKILDGTKTNSTPRSVFFGNRTNPFSTPNSAFLRMGRRNAGGASRYSVGPVRVVNEKVVGIDLGTTNSAVAAMEGGKPTIITNSEGQRTTPSVVAYTKNQDRLVGQIAKRQAVVNPENTYSSMKRFLGTKMNEVGEEAKQVSYRVVKDDNGNVKIDCPATGQQFAPEEISAQVLRKLVDDASRFLNDKVTKAVITVPAYFNDSQRTATKDAGRIAGLEVLRIINEPTAASLAYGFEKKSNETILVFDLGGGTFDVSVLEVGDGVFEVLSTSGDTHLGGDDFDKRVVDWLASTFKKDEGIDLTKDKQALQRLTEAAEKAKIELSSLTQTNMSLPFITATADGPKHIETTLTRAKFEELCSDLLDRVRKPVENSLRDAKLSFNDINEVILVGGSTRIPAVQELVRKLTGKEPNVSVNPDEVVAQGAAVQAGVLSGDVRDIVLLDVAPLSLGLETLGGVMTKIIPRNTTLPTSKSEVFSTAADGQTSVEINVLQGEREFVRDNKSIGSFRLDGIPPAPRGVPQIEVKFDIDANGILSVSASDKGTGKKQDITITGASTLPKDEVDTMVQEAERFAKEDKEKRDAIDTKNQADSIVYQTEKQLKELGEKIPGPVKEKVEAKLQELKEKIASESTQEIKDTMAALNQEVMQIGQSLYNQPQSGGAGSPPGGEASSASDSSSSSTKGGDNNADVIDADFTDSN